Proteins found in one Brachyspira murdochii DSM 12563 genomic segment:
- the selB gene encoding selenocysteine-specific translation elongation factor, giving the protein MNRIIGTAGHVDHGKSELIKALTGIAMMRLPEEKKREMTIDLGFGFFKPNDDITIGVIDVPGHERFIRNMVAGMWSLDLVMLVVCASEGWMNMTEEHAKVALSLGIRNVICVMNKIDLVNEDKLKESEEDIKKNLYRIFNKDIEIVKVSALNGTNIDLLKERVTDILISEKYEEDIKRHIYVDRVFSIKGAGLTITGSIRGGSIKRDDTLIHYPSRKEVAIRNIQSYHEDREIVYSASRIAINLKNIKKEEIRRGHLLCDKTETVFLTDEIILELLHNSDVEYLKKIKNAEFAIGTECAVAQIIPMYKRAVYNDSDKKIKTDVDIREIDDRFIRLKFDEPIAVFWKERGILISHGGSNIIGTGDVFWGSKTTPHIRKSIMDNAHDFLGKVKRDKYTDLVMSVNGYSIAGGNIPEYAVSISNYFVKKDYLNNLLEETKKLIASKKDGFAFEDIRNHLNIDNAFTKPFIDYLVQNKIIMPFNNIYKKYTQSVDLTNSQKLLLERLKKEDLNGLDEKAIKVFPNGMKDIKVLSASKQAMYLEDGIYYHIDVYSRVKNLIMKNAKPKDIITIAFVKEKTGLSRKYVIPLLNALEREKLLKRQGNDRVVI; this is encoded by the coding sequence ATGAATAGAATTATAGGGACAGCAGGGCATGTTGACCATGGTAAATCAGAATTAATTAAAGCACTTACAGGTATAGCGATGATGCGTTTGCCTGAAGAGAAAAAAAGAGAGATGACTATTGATTTGGGCTTTGGTTTTTTCAAGCCTAATGATGATATTACTATTGGGGTAATAGATGTTCCGGGACATGAAAGATTTATAAGAAACATGGTTGCCGGAATGTGGAGCTTGGATTTGGTTATGCTGGTTGTTTGTGCTAGCGAAGGCTGGATGAATATGACAGAAGAACATGCTAAAGTGGCATTGTCTCTTGGTATAAGAAATGTTATATGTGTAATGAACAAAATTGATTTGGTTAATGAAGATAAATTAAAAGAAAGCGAAGAGGATATTAAAAAGAATTTGTACAGAATATTTAATAAGGATATAGAGATAGTAAAAGTTTCTGCTTTAAATGGCACTAATATAGATTTATTAAAAGAAAGAGTTACAGATATATTAATTAGTGAAAAATATGAAGAAGATATAAAAAGGCATATTTATGTTGATAGAGTTTTTTCTATAAAAGGTGCTGGTCTTACCATTACAGGAAGTATTAGGGGAGGCAGTATAAAAAGAGATGATACTTTGATACATTATCCTAGCAGGAAAGAAGTAGCCATAAGAAATATTCAGTCATATCATGAAGATAGAGAAATAGTGTATTCTGCATCGCGTATAGCTATAAATTTAAAAAATATAAAAAAAGAAGAGATTAGAAGAGGGCATCTTTTATGCGACAAAACTGAAACAGTATTTTTGACAGATGAGATAATATTAGAGCTTCTTCATAATAGTGATGTTGAATATTTAAAAAAAATAAAAAATGCTGAGTTTGCTATAGGTACAGAATGTGCGGTAGCTCAGATAATACCTATGTATAAGAGGGCTGTTTATAATGATTCTGATAAAAAGATAAAAACTGATGTTGATATTAGAGAAATAGATGATAGGTTTATAAGATTAAAATTTGATGAGCCTATAGCAGTGTTTTGGAAGGAAAGAGGCATATTGATAAGTCATGGCGGAAGCAATATAATAGGTACAGGCGATGTATTTTGGGGAAGCAAAACAACACCTCATATTAGAAAAAGTATAATGGATAATGCCCATGACTTTTTGGGCAAAGTAAAAAGAGATAAATATACTGATTTGGTTATGTCAGTAAACGGTTATTCTATTGCAGGCGGAAATATCCCAGAGTATGCGGTAAGTATATCTAATTATTTTGTGAAAAAAGATTATTTAAACAATCTTCTTGAAGAGACAAAAAAATTAATAGCTTCTAAAAAAGATGGATTTGCCTTTGAAGATATAAGAAATCATCTTAATATAGATAATGCCTTTACAAAACCTTTTATAGATTATTTAGTTCAAAATAAAATTATAATGCCTTTTAATAATATATATAAAAAATATACTCAAAGTGTTGATTTAACTAATTCGCAGAAATTATTATTAGAGAGATTAAAAAAAGAAGATTTAAACGGATTAGATGAGAAGGCTATAAAGGTATTTCCTAATGGAATGAAAGACATAAAAGTATTATCCGCTTCTAAGCAGGCTATGTATCTTGAAGATGGGATATATTATCATATAGATGTATACAGCAGAGTAAAAAATTTAATAATGAAAAATGCTAAGCCTAAAGATATTATAACAATAGCTTTTGTTAAAGAAAAAACAGGTCTTTCAAGAAAATATGTAATACCTCTTTTAAATGCTTTGGAAAGAGAAAAACTTCTAAAGCGTCAGGGTAATGACAGGGTGGTAATTTAA
- the selA gene encoding L-seryl-tRNA(Sec) selenium transferase encodes MNNKFNLVQTNTVLEHESIKPYHDTLSRPIIADIIRDTLEKLRIELKNNPNFSPSKDEIIKLCEKKIKQKSNLPIKRVINATGTIMHTNLGRSPIDAEVWDKVKTLNICSNNLEYNINNEGRGIRGEFLYSLLSKLTGAEDALVVNNNAAAVFLILKTLAEGKEVIVSRGEQVQIGGGFRIPDILREAGAKLVEIGTTNIVTLKDYEEAITENTAMILKVHASNFKIRGFVKHPSFKKIRDAIPNNIPLVYDEGAGIFDESMSEEEHIKSALKSGVDLVCFSGDKMFSSVQAGIIVGKKEYIERIYKHPLMRAFRCGKTVLSILEKSVIKRLNSQGQFKGYCETLLAIKPEIIKQKALKIIENIEGFEVIEELVETGGGAMADTFYQSYAISFKPKDIKAVIKFMHNLDIPIIPKVKKDSVLIYVITINDEDIEYIKEVLIKIKNGNFLAV; translated from the coding sequence ATGAACAATAAATTCAACTTGGTACAAACCAATACCGTGTTAGAACATGAATCTATAAAACCTTATCATGATACTCTTTCACGTCCTATTATAGCAGATATTATAAGAGATACTTTAGAGAAACTAAGGATAGAATTAAAGAATAATCCTAATTTTTCACCATCTAAAGATGAAATAATAAAGCTCTGTGAGAAAAAAATAAAACAGAAATCAAATCTCCCAATAAAAAGAGTAATTAATGCTACAGGTACAATTATGCATACTAATTTGGGACGTTCTCCTATAGATGCAGAAGTTTGGGATAAAGTTAAGACATTAAATATATGCAGCAATAATCTTGAATATAACATTAATAATGAAGGCAGGGGAATAAGAGGCGAGTTTTTGTATTCGCTTTTATCAAAATTAACTGGTGCTGAAGATGCTTTGGTGGTTAATAATAATGCAGCAGCTGTATTTTTAATATTAAAGACTTTGGCTGAGGGTAAAGAGGTTATAGTTTCAAGAGGCGAGCAGGTTCAGATAGGCGGAGGCTTTAGAATACCGGATATATTAAGAGAGGCAGGAGCCAAACTTGTAGAAATAGGCACAACTAATATAGTAACTCTAAAAGACTATGAAGAAGCTATTACAGAAAATACTGCTATGATACTTAAAGTACATGCATCAAATTTCAAAATAAGAGGGTTTGTTAAACACCCATCATTTAAAAAGATAAGAGACGCTATACCAAATAATATACCATTAGTTTATGATGAAGGTGCTGGAATATTTGATGAAAGTATGAGCGAAGAAGAGCATATAAAATCTGCTTTAAAAAGCGGTGTAGATTTGGTATGTTTTTCCGGGGATAAAATGTTTTCGAGTGTGCAGGCAGGTATTATAGTAGGAAAGAAAGAATATATAGAGAGAATATACAAACACCCTTTGATGAGAGCTTTCAGATGCGGAAAAACAGTTCTTTCTATATTAGAAAAAAGTGTTATAAAAAGACTTAATAGTCAAGGTCAGTTCAAAGGATATTGCGAAACTTTATTAGCAATTAAACCAGAAATCATAAAACAAAAAGCTTTAAAAATAATAGAAAATATTGAAGGCTTTGAAGTTATTGAAGAATTAGTTGAGACAGGAGGCGGAGCTATGGCTGATACTTTTTATCAGTCTTATGCAATCAGTTTTAAGCCTAAGGATATAAAAGCCGTTATTAAGTTTATGCATAATTTGGATATACCTATAATACCGAAAGTTAAGAAAGATTCAGTGCTTATATATGTAATAACTATAAATGATGAAGATATAGAATATATAAAAGAGGTTTTAATAAAAATAAAGAATGGTAATTTTTTAGCAGTGTAA
- the nadD gene encoding nicotinate (nicotinamide) nucleotide adenylyltransferase, which translates to MKIAILGGSFDPPHIGHLILADTVMTNCNYDKVIFIPAKTPPHKNISGKVSNDDRLNMLKLSIENDERFLLDEYELNNEGISYTINTLNYLYKNYDIERKIGLIIGADLVRDFDKWREPQKIAEISDITVVNREDDKNLYKEHIDKYNIKVIMAPRIDISSSLIRNRIKEKKGFRYFVTDKVYDYIVSKKLYL; encoded by the coding sequence ATGAAAATTGCTATTTTAGGAGGAAGTTTTGACCCTCCGCATATTGGACATTTAATACTTGCTGATACTGTTATGACCAACTGCAATTATGATAAAGTAATTTTTATACCAGCAAAGACTCCTCCGCATAAAAATATAAGCGGAAAAGTATCAAATGATGACAGGCTTAATATGCTTAAACTTTCTATAGAAAATGATGAAAGATTTTTATTAGATGAATATGAACTTAACAATGAAGGAATTTCATATACTATAAATACATTGAATTATCTATATAAAAATTATGATATTGAAAGAAAGATTGGTCTTATAATAGGTGCTGATCTTGTAAGAGATTTTGATAAATGGAGAGAACCTCAAAAAATTGCTGAAATATCTGACATAACTGTTGTAAACCGAGAAGACGATAAAAACCTATATAAAGAACACATTGATAAATACAACATTAAAGTAATAATGGCTCCGCGTATAGATATATCTTCAAGCCTCATCAGAAATAGAATAAAAGAAAAAAAGGGATTTAGATATTTTGTAACAGATAAAGTTTATGATTATATAGTATCAAAAAAATTGTATTTATAA
- a CDS encoding ABC transporter substrate-binding protein, which translates to MKNLKLILIILFVFINSLYSQKMYLLNGPTSIGGLKMMKEYNKITINTVNAPNNMLSLIVKGEADIAAIPANMAAIIFNRQLDYKVIAVISETKLFIVSANNKIQTINDIKNSTVYCGTKLAAPDLMLQYLISKEKIPNVNINYSLSNPDLSKAVASKNVDIAILPEPFLSSAMLENKDVHIVVEMSKYIDNYPVAVLIAKNYFINHNKMLVKEILDEYKKSTDYIINSKEEIKNLLKERNMIINAEAAYYGLNRMGLVFYDGEKMKFALNSYYNFLFNFDKKSIGGKIPNDNFYYIEK; encoded by the coding sequence ATGAAAAATTTAAAATTAATATTAATAATACTTTTTGTTTTTATAAACAGCCTTTACTCTCAAAAGATGTATCTTCTTAACGGACCTACATCAATAGGCGGTTTAAAAATGATGAAGGAATATAATAAAATAACTATAAATACTGTAAATGCTCCAAACAATATGCTTTCATTGATAGTTAAAGGAGAGGCTGATATAGCGGCAATACCTGCTAATATGGCTGCCATAATTTTTAACAGACAATTAGATTATAAAGTTATAGCTGTAATATCAGAAACAAAACTTTTTATAGTATCTGCAAATAATAAAATACAAACTATAAATGATATAAAAAATAGTACTGTATACTGCGGTACTAAATTAGCTGCTCCAGATTTAATGCTTCAGTATTTAATTTCAAAAGAGAAAATTCCAAATGTTAATATTAATTATTCTTTAAGCAATCCCGATTTATCAAAAGCAGTAGCCTCAAAAAATGTAGATATAGCCATACTTCCAGAACCTTTTTTATCATCAGCAATGCTTGAAAATAAAGATGTGCATATAGTTGTTGAAATGTCAAAATATATTGATAATTACCCTGTAGCTGTGCTTATAGCAAAAAATTATTTTATAAATCATAATAAAATGCTTGTAAAAGAAATATTAGACGAATATAAAAAATCTACTGATTATATTATAAATAGTAAAGAAGAAATTAAAAATCTTCTTAAAGAAAGAAACATGATAATAAATGCTGAAGCTGCATATTATGGTTTAAATAGAATGGGGTTAGTTTTTTATGACGGAGAGAAAATGAAATTCGCTTTAAATAGCTATTATAATTTTTTGTTTAATTTTGATAAAAAATCAATAGGCGGAAAAATACCTAATGATAATTTTTATTATATAGAAAAATAA
- the secG gene encoding preprotein translocase subunit SecG, translating to MNALLTLGIVVYSIICVLLILIIIIQGGKAEGLFSSAQANVLGSQRGNALTKATTFLSTIFIVGALLISVAISTQKTAFESVTDTNPATTTNQQQNAPLSAPTNTETLPNNTASSNQ from the coding sequence ATGAATGCTTTGCTTACTTTAGGAATAGTTGTTTATTCTATAATCTGCGTATTATTAATATTAATAATTATTATACAAGGCGGTAAAGCAGAAGGGTTATTTTCAAGTGCCCAGGCCAATGTTTTGGGAAGCCAAAGAGGAAATGCCTTAACTAAAGCTACAACTTTTCTTTCTACTATATTTATAGTGGGTGCCCTTCTTATATCTGTTGCTATAAGCACTCAGAAAACTGCTTTTGAAAGTGTAACTGATACAAACCCAGCAACTACTACAAATCAGCAGCAAAATGCTCCTTTGTCTGCTCCTACTAATACTGAAACTTTACCTAATAATACTGCTTCTTCTAATCAGTAA